One Perognathus longimembris pacificus isolate PPM17 chromosome 2, ASM2315922v1, whole genome shotgun sequence DNA segment encodes these proteins:
- the LOC125346784 gene encoding NADH dehydrogenase [ubiquinone] 1 alpha subcomplex subunit 5-like: MAGVLKKTTGLMGLAVCDTPHYRLTILYTKIPDVLEQLPKNAAYKKFTMRNSMWLNMVKAEPDVKKLEDKLEGGQLEEVILQAEKELSLARKMLAWKLWEPLMEEPPANQWKWPI, encoded by the coding sequence ATGGCGGGTGTGCTGAAGAAGACCACTGGCCTGATGGGCTTGGCTGTTTGCGACACTCCGCACTACAGGCTAACAATATTGTACACAAAGATTCCTGATGTTCTTGAACAACTCCCTAAAAATGCAGCATACAAAAAATTCACAATGAGAAATTCAATGTGGTTAAATATGGTTAAAGCTGAACCAGATGTTAAGAAGTTGGAAGACAAACTTGAGGGAGGTCAACTAGAAGAGGTGATTCTTCAGGCTGAAAAGGAACTGAGTCTGGCAAGAAAAATGCTAGCGTGGAAACTATGGGAGCCATTAATGGAAGAGCCTCCTGCGAACCAGTGGAAATGGCCAATATAA